Proteins co-encoded in one alpha proteobacterium HIMB5 genomic window:
- a CDS encoding amino acid/amide ABC transporter substrate-binding protein, HAAT family (PFAM: Receptor family ligand binding region), which produces MKKLLIAAFIFVSTFSTNVFAEIKMGIILGFTGPIESLTPAMANSAELAFKEASDSGSLLGGETISVVRADSTCVDSAAATAAAEGVISQGVAAIMGADCSGVTGAIASNVAVPNGVVMISPSATSPGLTTLDDKGYFFRTAPSDARGGQILADVTKDRKIKSVAITYTNNDYGKGLADVYKAAVEAHGIKVTTTTAHEDGKADYSSEVATLASAGGDAVAVIGYLDQGGKGIIQASLDSGAFDTFILSDGMIGQSLVDAFGKGLNKSFGSLPGSTGKGAGVFAKVASAAGIDSSGPYTGESYDAAALIVLAMQAGGSADRASIAKNVMDVANGPGTKIYPGQLKKGLDLLAKGKKIDYEGATGVSFTDVGEAEGSFLEQEVKGGKFKTKKQR; this is translated from the coding sequence ATGAAAAAACTATTAATCGCTGCCTTTATATTTGTATCTACTTTCTCAACAAATGTATTTGCAGAAATCAAAATGGGAATTATTCTTGGATTTACAGGTCCAATTGAATCTCTAACTCCAGCAATGGCAAACTCAGCTGAACTAGCATTTAAAGAAGCTTCAGACTCAGGATCATTGTTAGGTGGTGAAACTATTTCAGTAGTAAGAGCAGACTCAACTTGTGTTGACTCAGCAGCGGCAACAGCAGCAGCTGAAGGTGTTATTTCACAGGGTGTAGCAGCAATTATGGGAGCTGACTGTTCAGGTGTAACAGGTGCTATTGCATCAAACGTTGCAGTACCAAATGGTGTTGTAATGATTTCACCTTCAGCAACTTCTCCAGGATTAACAACTCTTGATGATAAAGGATATTTCTTTAGAACAGCTCCTTCAGATGCAAGAGGTGGTCAAATTCTAGCTGATGTCACTAAAGACAGAAAAATTAAAAGTGTAGCTATTACATATACAAACAATGACTATGGTAAAGGATTAGCAGATGTTTACAAAGCAGCTGTTGAGGCTCATGGCATTAAAGTAACAACTACTACTGCTCACGAAGATGGTAAAGCAGATTACTCATCAGAAGTAGCAACATTAGCTTCTGCTGGTGGAGATGCTGTAGCAGTAATTGGTTACCTAGATCAAGGTGGTAAAGGAATTATCCAAGCATCATTAGACTCAGGTGCATTTGATACATTTATTTTATCAGATGGTATGATTGGGCAATCACTTGTTGATGCTTTTGGAAAAGGATTAAATAAGTCTTTTGGTTCATTACCAGGATCAACTGGAAAAGGTGCAGGAGTATTTGCTAAAGTTGCAAGTGCAGCAGGCATTGACTCTTCAGGACCTTATACTGGTGAATCTTATGATGCAGCAGCTTTAATTGTTTTAGCAATGCAAGCAGGTGGGTCAGCTGATAGAGCTTCTATTGCAAAAAATGTAATGGATGTTGCTAACGGTCCAGGAACTAAAATTTATCCAGGCCAACTTAAAAAAGGTTTAGACCTTTTAGCTAAAGGAAAGAAAATTGATTACGAAGGTGCAACTGGTGTTTCATTTACTGATGTAGGTGAAGCAGAAGGTTCTTTCTTAGAGCAAGAAGTAAAAGGTGGAAAATTTAAAACTAAGAAACAAAGATAG
- a CDS encoding EamA-like family transporter (PFAM: EamA-like transporter family), translating into MIAHGSAFPVAKLALNNSVPPILMASLRMGLVLIILIPFWKFKLPPKKYLNSLLIFSISMGVMVYVFMNLSLYNSSIISPIILGSQLAIPFGIITSAIILNENISMKKWLLIFSSFIGILIIFFDPALVDNFLGLFFASLMALFFGLAQVYSRQLKELDTSMINAFTGLFGFFLLMLVSFLIEGDTLNNLKSINLDSWLLISYQAIIVSLCAHLLMFYLYKFYTVGKIFPFYSLFPIFGILLSYLIFGEIPSFLFAIGGIIVIASVILLQKVR; encoded by the coding sequence ATGATTGCACATGGAAGTGCTTTTCCTGTTGCAAAACTAGCCTTAAATAATTCTGTACCACCAATATTAATGGCTTCTCTTAGAATGGGATTAGTATTAATCATTTTAATTCCATTTTGGAAATTTAAATTACCTCCAAAAAAATACTTAAACTCTTTACTTATATTTTCAATTTCAATGGGTGTTATGGTTTATGTTTTTATGAATCTTTCGTTATATAATTCCTCAATTATTTCACCTATAATTTTAGGATCTCAATTAGCAATACCATTTGGAATAATTACAAGTGCAATCATATTAAATGAAAACATTAGTATGAAAAAATGGCTTTTAATTTTTTCTTCATTTATAGGAATATTGATTATTTTTTTTGATCCTGCATTAGTAGATAACTTTTTAGGATTATTTTTTGCAAGTTTAATGGCTCTTTTTTTTGGATTAGCTCAAGTTTATTCGCGACAATTAAAAGAGTTAGATACTAGTATGATTAATGCTTTTACAGGTTTGTTTGGATTTTTTTTATTAATGCTAGTTTCTTTCTTAATTGAAGGAGACACCTTGAATAATTTAAAATCAATTAATTTAGACTCATGGTTATTGATATCTTATCAGGCAATTATTGTTTCATTATGTGCACATTTACTAATGTTTTATCTGTATAAGTTTTACACTGTTGGAAAAATATTTCCGTTCTATTCATTGTTCCCCATATTTGGGATTTTACTCAGTTATCTTATTTTTGGAGAAATACCTTCTTTTTTATTTGCTATAGGAGGTATTATAGTGATTGCTTCAGTGATTTTACTTCAAAAAGTAAGATAA
- a CDS encoding F420-dependent enzyme, NADP oxidoreductase family (PFAM: NADP oxidoreductase coenzyme F420-dependent), translating into MNLGFIGTGKIAYSVIQGICTSKIKCKKIYISPRNKILAQKLRRKFKKVIIAKDNQEIVDKVNWVFLSVTPTVGEQIIKDLKFKSSQKIISFISTITLSQLKKMIKVKCAIVRAIPLPFISLKKGPVPICPPNKSVKSFFDKIGTTIEIKNEKLSINFWAISGMMASYYDMQRSMSEWLTKRGIKKLDAQKYITSLFLALSEDAVVNSKVDLRNLVKESQTPKGLNEQGLKELTKKGMYKSLESTLNSIHKRLSK; encoded by the coding sequence ATGAATTTAGGATTTATTGGGACAGGTAAAATAGCTTATTCAGTAATTCAAGGTATCTGCACATCTAAAATAAAGTGTAAAAAAATTTATATTTCTCCAAGAAATAAAATTTTAGCTCAAAAATTAAGAAGAAAATTTAAAAAAGTAATAATTGCTAAAGATAACCAGGAAATCGTTGATAAAGTGAATTGGGTTTTTTTATCTGTTACCCCAACAGTTGGAGAGCAAATAATTAAAGATTTAAAATTTAAATCTTCTCAAAAAATTATCAGTTTCATTTCTACAATTACACTTTCACAATTAAAAAAAATGATAAAAGTAAAATGTGCAATTGTAAGAGCAATACCACTACCATTTATATCTTTAAAAAAAGGTCCAGTTCCAATCTGTCCTCCAAACAAAAGTGTTAAATCTTTCTTTGATAAAATTGGAACAACTATCGAAATAAAAAATGAAAAATTATCAATAAATTTTTGGGCTATATCAGGAATGATGGCATCATATTACGATATGCAAAGATCTATGAGTGAATGGCTAACAAAAAGAGGCATTAAAAAATTAGATGCTCAAAAATATATCACTTCATTGTTTCTAGCTTTATCTGAAGATGCAGTTGTTAATTCTAAAGTTGATTTAAGAAATCTTGTAAAGGAATCTCAAACTCCTAAAGGACTTAATGAACAAGGTTTGAAAGAGCTTACAAAAAAAGGTATGTATAAATCTTTAGAAAGTACCTTAAATAGTATTCATAAAAGATTAAGCAAATAA
- a CDS encoding amino acid/amide ABC transporter, ATP-binding protein, 1, HAAT family (PFAM: ABC transporter): MENILEINGLTKTFGGLTAVSDCSLKIKKGSITGIIGPNGSGKTTLFNLIAGNLKTSGGTVMFNDENITDVPSYELFSKGLLRTFQIAHEFTNLSVLENLMMVPGNQSGEKLVNVMLRPQLVKNEEEQIKNKAKEVVEFLNLGHLSNELAGNLSGGQKKLLELGRTMMVDAKLVLLDEVGAGVNRTLLKDLGSAIEKLNKEKGYTFCMIEHDMDFISRLCDPVIVMAEGSVLFEGSVEDAKKDEKVIESYLGRGSKLKDN, from the coding sequence ATGGAAAACATTTTAGAAATAAATGGTTTAACCAAAACTTTTGGTGGTCTAACAGCAGTTTCAGATTGTAGTTTAAAAATAAAAAAAGGTTCAATCACTGGCATTATCGGGCCCAATGGTTCTGGAAAAACTACTTTATTTAATTTAATAGCTGGTAATTTAAAGACATCTGGAGGAACTGTAATGTTTAATGATGAAAATATTACAGATGTTCCTTCTTATGAACTTTTTTCAAAAGGATTGTTAAGAACATTTCAAATTGCTCATGAGTTTACAAACCTTTCTGTCTTAGAAAATTTGATGATGGTGCCTGGTAATCAATCAGGTGAAAAATTAGTTAACGTGATGTTAAGACCTCAATTAGTTAAAAATGAAGAAGAGCAAATTAAAAATAAAGCTAAAGAAGTTGTAGAATTTTTAAATCTAGGTCATCTTTCTAATGAGTTAGCAGGAAATTTATCTGGAGGACAAAAGAAATTGTTGGAACTTGGAAGAACAATGATGGTAGATGCAAAATTAGTTTTATTAGATGAAGTGGGCGCTGGTGTTAATCGAACGCTTTTAAAAGATCTAGGCTCAGCTATTGAAAAACTTAATAAAGAAAAAGGATATACTTTTTGTATGATTGAACATGATATGGATTTTATAAGTAGATTATGTGATCCAGTAATTGTGATGGCAGAAGGCTCAGTCTTATTTGAAGGTTCAGTAGAAGATGCAAAAAAAGATGAAAAAGTAATTGAGAGTTATTTAGGTAGAGGATCAAAATTAAAAGATAATTAA
- a CDS encoding CsiD family protein (PFAM: CsiD) has translation MQKVKDLDISQHDKSNRIYNIKIEDEILDKLQFSFNKFDLTALELKPFSRFTIAKSLDDLTQSKLSELMNFILKDRNTGCFIISPKNMSSKLDDKFFVKLSTAIAYLIGNPNFDSMAGKYYARFHVKHEDNSDSYLRKAYRNMDLHTDGTYVKEVTDWLLMTKIEEENVEGGETAMLHLDDWEFCDELSKDPVGKQDFVWGSPKSKNVDYKVEHPVFSEDSEGRPQISYIDQFPEPKNMEQGIFLQKLSDCLEGSRYKIITKLPVGSIIVANNYFWLHGRKPFKENKALSRELLRIRGSFFIN, from the coding sequence ATGCAAAAAGTTAAAGATCTAGATATATCTCAGCATGATAAATCAAATAGAATTTATAATATTAAAATCGAAGATGAAATTTTAGATAAACTACAATTTTCTTTTAATAAATTTGATTTAACAGCCTTAGAACTGAAACCTTTTTCAAGATTTACAATTGCAAAAAGTTTAGATGATTTAACACAATCTAAACTTAGCGAATTAATGAACTTTATTCTAAAGGATAGAAACACTGGATGTTTTATTATTTCACCAAAAAATATGAGCTCTAAACTAGATGATAAATTTTTTGTTAAATTATCTACTGCAATTGCTTATTTAATAGGAAACCCAAATTTTGACTCAATGGCCGGTAAATATTACGCAAGGTTTCATGTCAAGCATGAAGACAACAGTGACTCTTATTTAAGAAAAGCATATAGAAATATGGATCTTCATACTGATGGAACTTATGTAAAAGAAGTTACTGACTGGCTATTGATGACAAAAATTGAGGAAGAAAATGTTGAAGGTGGTGAAACAGCTATGCTGCATTTAGATGATTGGGAATTTTGTGACGAACTCTCAAAAGACCCGGTAGGTAAACAAGATTTTGTTTGGGGTTCTCCAAAAAGTAAAAATGTTGATTATAAAGTTGAACATCCAGTTTTTTCAGAAGATAGTGAAGGTAGGCCTCAAATTTCTTATATAGACCAATTTCCTGAACCAAAAAATATGGAACAAGGAATTTTCTTACAAAAATTATCTGACTGCTTGGAGGGAAGCAGATATAAAATTATTACAAAATTACCTGTGGGGTCTATTATTGTTGCTAATAATTACTTTTGGCTTCATGGCAGAAAACCTTTCAAAGAAAACAAAGCATTAAGTAGAGAACTATTAAGAATTAGAGGCTCTTTTTTTATTAATTAA
- a CDS encoding aldehyde dehydrogenase family protein (PFAM: Aldehyde dehydrogenase family) has product MSEIPHFKMFINGEWENSSSNKKIETLNPENNEVWATVPEANEQDVDHAVKSAQKAFDNSWSTLHPRERAKYLRLIADQLRNNAEHLGKIETIDTGKLYRETKTQANYIAEYYDYFAGLADKVEGTVVPIDKPDMQVTTTRIPIGVVAAIIPWNSQMLLTAVKLAPALAMGNTVVIKASELAPVTLLEFAKLVEKTGIPKGVINVITGLGEPCGKALTTHDLVERIAFTGGPETAKHIVKNSSENLSQVSLELGGKSPVAVFDDADQENALNGITAGIFGASGQSCIAGSRLYLHEKIYDEFLNKLINKAKKIKLGGPMEPDTQMGPLNSYKQLETIEKNIKATIDQGGKIKCGGERSSISNKGYYFPATIIECENHNLPTAENELFGPILSVMKFKTEGEVIKLMNDNKYGLSSGVYTSNLARSMRVSKSIRAGIVFVNTYRLISPMAPFGGIKDSGYGKEAGIESIKDYTRIKTTWYNSSDKPMADPFTMG; this is encoded by the coding sequence ATGTCAGAAATTCCGCATTTTAAAATGTTCATCAATGGAGAATGGGAAAATTCTTCATCAAATAAAAAAATAGAAACTCTAAATCCAGAAAACAATGAAGTTTGGGCTACAGTACCAGAGGCAAATGAGCAAGATGTTGATCACGCAGTTAAATCTGCTCAAAAAGCATTTGATAATTCTTGGAGCACTTTGCATCCAAGAGAAAGAGCTAAGTATTTAAGATTGATCGCTGATCAATTAAGAAATAACGCTGAACACCTTGGAAAAATTGAGACTATAGATACAGGCAAGCTTTATAGAGAAACAAAAACTCAAGCAAATTATATAGCTGAATATTATGATTATTTCGCAGGTCTTGCAGATAAAGTTGAAGGGACAGTAGTTCCAATTGATAAACCAGATATGCAAGTAACAACAACTCGTATTCCTATAGGTGTTGTAGCTGCCATTATTCCATGGAATTCTCAAATGCTGTTAACTGCAGTAAAATTAGCACCAGCATTAGCAATGGGAAACACTGTGGTTATAAAAGCCTCTGAGCTAGCGCCTGTAACTTTATTGGAGTTTGCAAAACTTGTAGAGAAAACAGGAATACCAAAAGGAGTTATTAATGTAATTACAGGACTCGGTGAACCATGCGGTAAAGCTCTTACGACTCATGACTTGGTAGAAAGAATTGCATTTACAGGCGGACCTGAAACAGCAAAACATATTGTAAAAAACTCCTCTGAAAATTTATCTCAAGTAAGCTTAGAGTTGGGAGGAAAAAGTCCAGTAGCTGTATTTGATGATGCTGATCAAGAAAATGCTCTTAATGGAATTACCGCAGGTATATTTGGAGCTAGTGGACAAAGTTGTATTGCTGGATCAAGATTGTATCTCCATGAAAAAATTTATGATGAATTTTTAAATAAATTAATTAATAAAGCAAAAAAAATCAAATTGGGTGGACCTATGGAACCTGATACACAAATGGGTCCTCTTAACAGCTATAAACAATTAGAAACTATTGAAAAAAATATCAAAGCTACAATAGATCAAGGTGGAAAAATAAAATGTGGTGGAGAAAGATCATCAATTTCAAATAAAGGATATTATTTCCCTGCAACGATTATTGAATGTGAAAATCATAATCTCCCTACAGCTGAAAATGAGTTATTTGGACCAATTTTATCTGTTATGAAATTCAAAACTGAAGGTGAAGTAATAAAACTTATGAATGATAATAAATACGGATTGTCTTCTGGAGTTTATACTTCAAATTTAGCAAGAAGTATGAGAGTTTCAAAATCAATAAGAGCAGGTATAGTTTTTGTAAATACTTATAGACTTATCTCTCCGATGGCTCCATTTGGTGGAATAAAAGATAGTGGTTACGGAAAAGAAGCAGGAATTGAATCAATTAAAGACTACACAAGAATAAAAACGACTTGGTACAATTCATCTGATAAGCCGATGGCTGATCCATTTACAATGGGATAA
- a CDS encoding amino acid/amide ABC transporter membrane protein, 2, HAAT family (PFAM: Branched-chain amino acid transport system / permease component) has product MIKKHLNIIAAYSIMMGLIILVGIFQSWNIALSIFNLCLISAVMSMGANIQWGYAGLINFGIMGYAALGGLAAVIVSVDPVQEAWRAGGFDILMCLWLIIVIIMVIRFALKNYESSKLRNYGIAALIITGVIIIRITAEPGIEKIESVDPAITGFLGGFGLPIMFSWVIGALFAGGLAFIVGKIALGLRADYLAIATLLISEIVIAIIKHEDWLTRGVKNVIGLKRPVPYEVNLQSTDWFINLVEKFNSGKLNLISDIAERQAALNQMVIEGSSVFVKLCYSGLFLTVVIILLILTQKALYSPWGRMMRAIRDNEEAANAMGKNVVKEHLLIFILGSAIVGIAGAMLVTQDGLFTPGSYRPMRYTFLIWVMVIVGGSGNNFGAILGGFVVWFLWIEAAPMSLYLINFFTTGLSETNVIKAHLIESVPYFRFLLMGIGLLLIMRYRPRGILPEKIEIK; this is encoded by the coding sequence GTGATTAAAAAACACCTAAATATTATTGCAGCTTATTCAATAATGATGGGATTAATTATCTTAGTTGGAATATTTCAATCTTGGAACATAGCTCTATCTATTTTTAATTTATGTTTAATTTCTGCAGTTATGAGTATGGGTGCAAACATACAGTGGGGATATGCAGGTCTAATTAACTTTGGAATTATGGGTTATGCAGCTTTAGGTGGTTTGGCTGCAGTAATTGTTTCTGTTGATCCTGTGCAAGAAGCATGGAGAGCAGGTGGTTTTGATATCTTAATGTGCTTATGGTTAATCATTGTAATTATAATGGTGATTAGGTTTGCTTTAAAAAATTACGAATCTTCAAAATTAAGAAATTATGGAATTGCCGCATTAATCATAACAGGTGTAATCATAATTAGAATTACTGCGGAGCCAGGAATTGAAAAAATTGAATCTGTTGACCCAGCCATAACAGGATTTCTTGGTGGTTTTGGATTACCAATAATGTTTTCATGGGTAATTGGAGCTTTATTTGCTGGCGGATTAGCTTTCATAGTTGGAAAAATTGCTTTAGGTTTAAGAGCAGATTATTTAGCTATAGCAACTTTACTTATCTCTGAAATTGTTATTGCGATAATAAAACATGAGGATTGGTTAACGCGAGGTGTAAAAAATGTAATAGGTCTTAAGAGACCAGTTCCATATGAGGTAAATTTACAGTCTACTGATTGGTTTATTAATTTAGTTGAAAAATTTAATTCTGGAAAATTAAATTTAATTTCAGATATAGCTGAAAGACAGGCTGCTTTAAATCAAATGGTTATTGAAGGCTCATCAGTGTTTGTAAAACTATGTTACTCAGGATTATTTTTAACAGTTGTAATAATTTTATTAATACTAACTCAAAAAGCTCTCTACTCACCTTGGGGAAGAATGATGAGAGCTATCAGGGATAATGAGGAAGCAGCAAATGCGATGGGAAAAAATGTTGTGAAAGAACATTTACTAATTTTTATTTTAGGCTCGGCAATTGTTGGTATCGCAGGTGCAATGTTAGTAACACAAGATGGTTTATTTACTCCAGGAAGTTATAGACCTATGAGATATACATTTTTAATATGGGTCATGGTTATTGTTGGCGGAAGCGGAAATAATTTTGGAGCGATTTTAGGTGGTTTTGTTGTCTGGTTTTTATGGATTGAGGCAGCACCTATGTCTTTATATTTAATTAATTTCTTTACAACTGGTTTGTCAGAAACAAATGTTATTAAAGCTCATTTAATTGAAAGTGTTCCTTACTTTAGGTTTTTATTAATGGGAATAGGTTTGTTATTGATTATGAGGTATAGACCAAGAGGTATACTTCCTGAAAAAATTGAAATAAAATAA
- a CDS encoding hypothetical protein (PFAM: conserved hypothetical protein), producing the protein MTITSHLMLAILAVGFGIKNLLSKKGGSTHKIIGWIWVSLMMYVSFSSFWIKELNDGLYSWVHLLSIWVIISLTLSIYFIRKKQVLLHKIFMLGNFIGLTVAGIFTMLPGRYIPEMLGLY; encoded by the coding sequence ATGACAATAACATCACATTTAATGTTAGCAATTTTAGCAGTAGGATTTGGTATTAAAAATCTTCTGTCAAAAAAAGGTGGATCAACTCACAAAATAATTGGTTGGATTTGGGTATCTTTGATGATGTATGTATCATTTTCATCTTTTTGGATTAAAGAATTAAATGATGGTTTATACAGCTGGGTACACCTACTAAGTATTTGGGTAATAATTTCTTTAACTTTATCAATTTATTTTATTAGAAAAAAACAAGTGCTTCTCCATAAAATTTTTATGTTAGGAAATTTTATTGGTTTAACTGTAGCTGGTATTTTCACTATGTTACCAGGAAGATATATACCTGAAATGTTAGGATTATATTAA
- a CDS encoding branched-chain amino acid transport protein (PFAM: Branched-chain amino acid transport protein (AzlD)), which yields MENHDLILFAIIVTSLATFISRFLGAITSEKVSVQSKVFQWFNCVAYSTLAALLGRMIIFPAGVLSGSDLLIRLVVLISCILIFILTKKNLVIPTIFSAVMLSVLINLI from the coding sequence ATGGAAAATCATGATCTAATTTTATTTGCAATAATTGTAACTTCATTAGCAACTTTTATCTCAAGATTTTTAGGAGCTATAACTTCAGAAAAAGTAAGTGTTCAATCAAAAGTTTTTCAGTGGTTTAATTGTGTTGCATATTCCACACTAGCAGCATTACTTGGAAGAATGATAATTTTTCCAGCCGGAGTTTTATCAGGCTCTGATCTTTTGATTAGATTAGTAGTGCTTATTAGCTGTATTTTGATTTTTATCTTAACTAAAAAAAACTTAGTTATTCCTACAATTTTTTCAGCTGTAATGTTGTCCGTTTTAATTAATTTAATATAA
- a CDS encoding amino acid/amide ABC transporter, ATP-binding protein, 2, HAAT family (PFAM: ABC transporter) — MAYFEGNNMTGGYGNGPDIINSCSVNVNRGEIVSILGPNGAGKSTAMKAMLGLLNLKSGSIKIDGKDITKLSPQDRVKQGISFVPQTKNVFAGMTVEENLEMGAFLMDQNYQQIIDEIYDLFPILKEKRNQLVGELSGGQRQQVALGRALMIRPSVLMLDEPTAGVSPIVMDELFDHIVKVKRTNVAILMVEQNAKQALNISDRGYVLVTGENKHNGTGKELLNDPEVRRSFLGG; from the coding sequence ATGGCATACTTTGAAGGAAATAATATGACAGGTGGCTATGGCAATGGGCCAGATATTATTAATTCTTGTTCAGTAAATGTGAATCGTGGAGAGATTGTTTCTATACTTGGACCAAATGGTGCAGGAAAATCTACTGCAATGAAAGCAATGCTAGGTTTATTAAATCTAAAGTCTGGTTCTATTAAAATTGATGGTAAAGATATTACTAAATTATCTCCTCAAGATAGAGTTAAACAAGGAATTTCGTTTGTGCCTCAAACTAAGAATGTCTTTGCAGGAATGACAGTAGAGGAAAATTTAGAAATGGGTGCATTTTTAATGGATCAAAACTATCAACAAATTATTGATGAGATCTATGATTTATTTCCAATTTTAAAAGAAAAAAGAAATCAATTAGTTGGTGAATTATCTGGTGGTCAAAGACAACAAGTTGCTCTTGGAAGAGCATTAATGATTAGGCCAAGTGTCTTAATGTTAGATGAACCAACAGCTGGAGTTTCACCAATTGTGATGGATGAATTATTTGATCATATTGTAAAAGTAAAAAGAACTAATGTTGCAATATTAATGGTAGAACAAAATGCAAAACAAGCTCTTAATATTTCAGATAGGGGTTACGTTTTAGTGACAGGTGAAAATAAACATAACGGAACAGGCAAAGAGTTATTAAATGATCCTGAAGTTAGGAGATCTTTTTTAGGCGGTTAA
- a CDS encoding amino acid/amide ABC transporter membrane protein, 1, HAAT family (PFAM: Branched-chain amino acid transport system / permease component), which produces MDFINAIVLLLNYIFVPTLTYGSQLALGAIFVTLIYGVLRFANFATGDMMSFGTMFAVLFTWYFQSLGVSLGFLPTALLAIPFAILCMIIYMLLIDKFVFKYYRTNKSPPVQFAMVSIGVMFLTQALVRIVIGPDDRRFFDGQKFLIKAGEFKEMTGLNEGLAIKSTQVITIFVTVILVSALFWFLNKTKTGKSMRAYSDNEDLALLSGIDPKKIVMVTWIIAGILATIGGVLYGLDKSFKPFTYFNNMLPIFAAAIVGGIGNPFGAFLGGYVIAFSEIFLTYAYKKFLVYILPESLEPEGLVQLLSTDYKFAVSFSILVIVLLYRPQGIFKGRLL; this is translated from the coding sequence ATGGATTTTATAAACGCAATTGTTTTACTTCTAAATTATATTTTTGTGCCAACTTTGACGTATGGGTCACAATTAGCTTTAGGTGCAATATTTGTTACGTTGATTTATGGAGTATTGAGATTTGCTAATTTTGCTACTGGAGACATGATGTCTTTTGGTACAATGTTCGCAGTTTTGTTTACTTGGTATTTTCAATCTCTTGGTGTTTCTTTAGGATTTTTACCAACAGCATTATTGGCAATTCCTTTTGCTATTCTTTGTATGATTATTTATATGTTGTTGATAGATAAGTTTGTTTTCAAATATTACAGAACTAACAAAAGCCCACCAGTTCAATTTGCAATGGTTAGTATTGGAGTAATGTTTTTAACTCAAGCACTTGTAAGAATAGTCATAGGGCCAGATGATAGAAGATTTTTTGATGGACAAAAATTTTTGATTAAAGCTGGAGAATTTAAAGAAATGACAGGATTAAACGAGGGACTTGCTATCAAATCAACCCAAGTAATTACTATTTTTGTTACAGTTATTTTAGTTTCTGCATTATTTTGGTTTTTAAATAAAACAAAAACTGGAAAAAGTATGAGAGCATATTCAGACAATGAAGATCTTGCTTTATTGTCAGGAATTGATCCTAAAAAAATAGTAATGGTCACATGGATAATTGCTGGAATATTAGCGACAATTGGTGGAGTGTTGTATGGTCTAGATAAAAGTTTTAAACCATTTACTTACTTTAATAATATGCTTCCTATTTTTGCTGCAGCTATAGTAGGGGGTATAGGAAATCCATTTGGTGCATTCCTAGGAGGTTATGTAATTGCTTTCTCAGAAATATTTTTAACTTATGCTTATAAAAAGTTTCTTGTTTATATATTGCCTGAAAGTTTAGAACCAGAGGGTTTGGTTCAACTATTATCTACAGATTATAAATTTGCAGTATCTTTTTCAATTTTGGTCATCGTACTTCTATATAGACCTCAAGGAATATTTAAAGGAAGGTTATTGTGA